The Corynebacterium sp. SCR221107 genome includes the window GGATGGCTACACCGCATTACCACCAACCTCTTTTTGGATATGGTTCGCCACCGCAGCAAGATCCGAATGGAGGCGCTGCCGGAGGATTATGAGCGGGTTCCTGGAACGGATATGACCCCGGAGCAGGCCTATACCGTGGCCAACTTGGACCCGGCACTTCAGGACGCGCTCGATGGCCTTAGCCCCGATTTCCGCGTGGCGGTGGTTTTGTGTGACGTGGTGGGCATGAGCTATGACGAAATCGCAGACACCCTGGGGGTGAAGATGGGTACGGTGCGTTCCCGCATCCACCGCGGGCGTTCCCAGCTGCGCGCGGCGTTGGAACTGGCTGCCGAAACCGATGAAGGCGCCTCCCTGCTGATCCCGAATCAGAGCTAGCGGAACCTGCTCTCACAGACCCTCACCGCGCGTGGCTAGGTCCCGCACCGGCGAGGGTTCGTGTGATTGCGGAGCTTTTCAAAGCACTCACCTTCGTGTTGAGGGAACTTGGCTGTCGTATCAAGCGTTAGGCTAATGACAGTGGTTACAACGGTGTGTGCTGTAGTTTTGCCCCCAGGTTCCCAAGTCATACCGCGAAACTCCGTCAACGTTAATTTCCGTGTTCATTTCCACCACACTCGTTCGAGGAAGGAGGCCAGATATGCAAAGCCCCAAGGCCTTCCACTCTGATGATGGGTCTCACCATGCCCGCTTTGATCGCGAATACCTGCGCGCGGAGGCAGTTCGGATCAAGCACCTCACCATCAAGCGCCGCGTCACGATCCATGAGTTTGCCTCTGTCGAGCATCTCAATCCCGAGGCCGTGGCCGCGTATGTGGACAATGAGCTCAGCCAGGCCGCGGTGCACCGCGCCAGGGTGCACCTGGTGCATTGCGAGGAGTGCCGCCAGGAGGTCCATCGCCAACGCTCCGCCGCCGAGCGCCTGCGTCAAGCAACGAGCGATTCGGTGCATGCATCGTCGGATTTGGTGGCCAAGCTGACCCAAATCGCACAATCGTGCCCGGCCGGCCCTACCGCCGAGGAGCTGGAGGCCAAGAGCAAGTCGTTTCTGGCCAAGCTGGATGCGATGACTCGGCAAAAGCGCAACAAGAAATAGTAGCTGGCGTTGGTGGCGCCTGCGTGCGTCGGCAAGCGCGGTGATGAGGGTAAAGTAGACACCTGTGTTTGACTCGATAGGTTGGCCAGAGATCCTTACCGTGGTGGTAATCGGCATTATCATCGTTGGCCCGGAGAAGCTTCCTCGCGTGATCGAGGATGTCCGCGCGGCCATCTATGCTGCCCGCAAGGCAATCAATAACGCCAAGGCGGAGCTCAACGGCGAGTTCGGCGAAGACCTCGAGGAGTTTCAGAAGCCCTTGTCGCAGATCGCCTCGATTCAGCGCATGGGGCCGCGCGGTGTGATCACCAAGGCCTTGTTCGATGACGATGAAGAATTCATGGAATCCTTCAACCCGAAGAAGCTCATCGAGGAGGACCCACGACCGTCGACACGGCCTTCGCCTCGCAAGCAACGGCGTCAAGCCAAGCAAGAGGCAGCGCGCTCAGACTCGCACGCAGCGCCTTCGGCACAGCCGACCCAGCCCGCGCGTCCGACGTTTAACTACGCGGAGATCTACGCAAAAAAGAACCAGCAGCAGGCAACACCCACCCCGCAGAATCCGCAGCCGAAACCGCAGCAGGGCACCGAGGGGCCAAGCAGCGTCTACGGTGATGTGATTTAGCCACCCATGAAACCCCGTATCCCGGATTGGCTATTTTTTGTTGTGGAGGTCACGGGTTGAGATCGCGGTGACGAGGTGGGTTTTCTCGGTGGTTAGTGGGGTATCTGCGTGATTGGTTTTTGTGCTTTGTGGTCAGTCTGAGGCTGCGGTTTTTCGACGCCCGGCGGAGCATTTGACGCTTAGCCGTGTTGTTTTTCCTTTATGTGGCTGATGGTGGGAGTAGCCATGGCGTTGTTGGGGCGTGGGTTGGTGGAGTCTTCGGTGTGGGTGGAGGTAGGGTTTCAATGGAATTGAACTTTGGGTTTGGCTGGTTGATGGGAGCATGCGCGAGGTCAGCGACTATCTGATCATTTCCGTTGGGGCTGCTTTGGGTTCTTAGCGTTGGTGGCAGGCATTACTGCGGTCGCAATGGAAGTCAGTTTTGTGGGAAGAATCGTTTGTGGGTTGTCTTTCGAATGCTCAACGGCAGGTTGTGGGTTGGGGTGATTTCAATCGTGATCCACTGTGGGCTGGTCACCGTTGATGATGCGTGTGGCTTCGGCTTTCAACTGATCAGGTTTCGTGCACATTGTTCCGTCGGGCTGGTTGCCGAAAGGGGACTTGCCTCCGGGATTCCTTGGGCTTGTTAAGTTGGGGTCAGCTGTTGCGACCTGCCCCTTGCGGCCGGTGCCGGATCCACCAATGTATCAGTGTCACTGAGAGTACCGGTGCCCTTGCACTCAACGATTTACTCGTTTATGCGAGGCTTTACTGCCGGGTCAAAGGGTGTGGAGCAATCGGCGGTGAAAAGAAAATGATGCCAGTTGAGCGCGTGAGGGTGTCACAGGAAGTAGGGAAACG containing:
- a CDS encoding anti-sigma factor family protein, encoding MQSPKAFHSDDGSHHARFDREYLRAEAVRIKHLTIKRRVTIHEFASVEHLNPEAVAAYVDNELSQAAVHRARVHLVHCEECRQEVHRQRSAAERLRQATSDSVHASSDLVAKLTQIAQSCPAGPTAEELEAKSKSFLAKLDAMTRQKRNKK
- the sigE gene encoding RNA polymerase sigma factor SigE, whose product is MTRSADDHTQSSPQEATHLTGTAAFDAGTGEMPSWAQLVEEHADSVYRLAYRLSGNQHDAEDLTQETFMRVFRSLKNYQPGTFEGWLHRITTNLFLDMVRHRSKIRMEALPEDYERVPGTDMTPEQAYTVANLDPALQDALDGLSPDFRVAVVLCDVVGMSYDEIADTLGVKMGTVRSRIHRGRSQLRAALELAAETDEGASLLIPNQS
- a CDS encoding Sec-independent protein translocase TatB → MFDSIGWPEILTVVVIGIIIVGPEKLPRVIEDVRAAIYAARKAINNAKAELNGEFGEDLEEFQKPLSQIASIQRMGPRGVITKALFDDDEEFMESFNPKKLIEEDPRPSTRPSPRKQRRQAKQEAARSDSHAAPSAQPTQPARPTFNYAEIYAKKNQQQATPTPQNPQPKPQQGTEGPSSVYGDVI